DNA sequence from the Solea solea chromosome 12, fSolSol10.1, whole genome shotgun sequence genome:
ttttttttttttttaaatcattcaaatttggcaaggtgattagtaacacatttttttgtgggGTTACAAAATCAGCATAAATCAGTTGCATTACACGCATTGCAACTGAAATAAAACCAGAGTCGTCACCGAAACAGATAGAAAAGAGCTGATGTGCTTGAGTGAAACATACTTACTGTTTGATACAATCTGGAATTGACACATACTCCATTGGAACCAGTGCTGCAAGGTCTGTCAAGCTGTACACATACTTGATTTTTTGACTAAATTTGGAGCTGCGAAGAGAAGTAGAAAATGTCACAATCTCAGGCTATGAACGGGCAGAAATGGAGacttgtgaaaaacaaagaaatgtatagatatacagtacattttacatCTTACTGCTATAGGGAATTATGTTTGGAATTTGAAATTGctagttttcaaatgaaatgcgTGGATGCCGCTTCAAAGAAAGATTATTTAAAACGTTTAATAAGCTGAAACATTACAGATACCTTATGAAAGGTTTCGTCAGTGCCAGCAGGGTGCGGATAAACCAAGAAGGATGGACAATTATCAAAGACTTCAAGTTCTTTCTTAACCTGTGCAAAAAATGTGAGaacagtaaagaaaaaaattacacaaacacacacacgtgtacataccaggggtcgcgttaaccgaatattttccgtcattgaccgtttttttaaaacggtgacggaaaaatctgagagccatccgtcattttgacatattgcaattcacacccctgaccacttggtggtgaagagcatattacagtaagttgaaagtagaaaagaagaaaaatgtcacggcagttgagtgtcagaagtttctttaaaaagcccaaaaactatgttgataaaagaggtgaaaaaagagggatagatgcagatgcagatgaaggacaaactcagcccttggcctcagcggagcgaggaagcggcagtaaggatgttaggcgagttcagtgggagcgggagttctcctggcggaggagggcggatagaaaaatgttgtgcgacaaaataaagattcccatcggagaatctgagcataatttctgacctggacaccgtactcaatgcatctcgctatccttgtagtgctgacagcgtgttaaagagctatggacaggaggctttggagcgcgtctgtgaccggtgcagctgatccactggtgcagaaggagcgcatgttgcgggggTTCCTACCAcacgcaactacgcgcaagcaggcacgcgatttaagtccatgtggaccaggaggaaggtgtgagactgtgcgtttaggccacgggtgaactgttcatattccactgcaatatgaacaatgcaattgaatatgtcattattatcatttaaagtgaccggtgaaaattgattatgaatgacagacaacgaaaaagtctagcgcgaCCTCtggtacatacacacacatatatatatatatatatacatatatatatacacatatacatatatatatatatatatatagatatacatatatatatacacatatacatatatatatatatatacatatacatatatatatacatatatatatatagatatacatatatatatagatatacatatatatatatatatacatatatacatatatatatatacatatatatacatatatatatatatatatatatatacacacacatacatatatatatatatatatgtacacacatgtaaaaaaaaaacataatgatgCTTGTTACTTTGAGAATTGTGACCATTCACCATTCAGACTCACCTTCTATCAATCTGCTGATAACACTTTCTGAGCCAGCCGACAGTTGGCATCTTCTTACGAGAGGTCGCCCCGTTCAAATACACTATCATATAGTTCTCAGCAACCAGAAGCTCCAGTGTGCCAATGACATACCTATAAAGAAGACATTTCTATTACTGATGGTTTTAAAAGTTTCGCGCCCACAAGTTCAAAGGAATTCAAATTAACACTCACTTGAATAAATTGTCCATGATGTATCTGTAATTTGGCTGATTGCTCTCAGGCATGAAGCAAACGGCAAAGACAATTATGGCATTCAAGCCGTCTCCATAGTAACCTGCAAAGAAAGatctaatgttaaaaaaaaatattcgaTCATCTGGTACTAAAACaattaatatttaacaaaatataatacacttaaatatattgtatttttattggaATGTTATCACAATGTCATGCTTCTGACCTCCATGGCTGATAACCCTCTTGTAAGGTTCAATAGCCTTCATGTCCACTCTGTGCTCCTGGTCTCCAAAACGAAACATCCTCCAGCGTCgaccctcctccctctcctctgagACCGAGTACTCCTGAACTGACGCCACACCTTTCTGTAGCAGCTCTGTGGTTTTTGGTTTTGGGAGATCATCTAAAGGGGGGAAAATGCTTCTTAAGCCCACAGCTTGGATATTCTAACTAATGGAGACTTGTCTGATTTTCTTAAATTAGATCTATGTCaatcaaatacattttgatcaaatgtttattttttccaaaTACATGCAATTCAATCAATTGACAGCCAGATTACacttttgcatttgcatttgtagTTTTGTGTCTGAAGGCATGCTTTCTCTGCAAATCAACAGGAACAATCACATCCATGTGACCCttgtcttaaagctgcagtcagcaGGTTTGCTGGATTAACAGTTAAAAGTGGAGTTTTATTAAGAGTTTTTTAAATACTCCACACTTAACCACAGCTCTCTGGTCCAGGGATCCTCTCATCAGATGAGCATTGACGACAGATGACTTAAAGCATCTATTGTCCAATTTTATATTAAAacctttgccttttttttttaggtctctTTGCAAAATAGGAGTTTTGTCAATGATGCAGCACCAAAAACCTGTATGCAGAGTAGATGTAGTATATCAATCTACCAATAATGCAGACCCAGTGCTGGTAATAGCACAAGATTTGGATTACTTTAAGCTGGTGCATcactaaaaatattaatatttacataaataacTGACCCGAAAGTAGTTACATTAATGGTCTGTTTAATTTGATAGTTGCACTACTCTACAATACAGTCATTGGTGATTGTTCTCAAACTCAAGTTAAAAATGTCCAGCCTAAAAGTGCATCAGACTTTCTGAAGTAATTCCCCAACTTGTCAAGCACAGGGTGCTGTAGCTTGGCCTTACCCATGCCCTCTTTGCataatgttatgttgttttgcagTGTCCCTGCAAAGCAACTTGTGCATTTACATGTAGaatttaatcaagctaaggtcGTAGTCCAACTAAGCcgggcaatcggacaacttgctgaGCCTGAGTATACATGCAAAGAAATTAACATGCATGTAGACGCACTGACCGATGTCTTGTAGTGACAAGATCAACACCACAGATGGCAGAGTAATGAATAAAACTGCTGACTCGGTTGTTACCTTATTGGTTAGCTCCAGTGAAGCAGTCAGGCAAGTCACGCAAGTTTTGTGCAGAGGATACAGGAAACGGCATATATTAAAAGATCGATCTAAACATTTCATCAATTGCTATGAATCGTAACCCAGCCCTACCAACTGCAATATATTAGGTTCCAGTAATGTgagaaaaattgaaaatgtgaCTCAATGCAAAACTAAGAAGCACACATCGTCAAGGTCCAAATTGCTCCTACTTGATAGCGGCACCTTTACAGTGATCATTAAAAATATCTTGCTTGATTATTTCCTCAAATGCAAGAAACTTtcgttggaaaaaaaaaccaaaaaacacatgcatcaaaACAGCAAGTAAAAATGAAGAGATATGAAACACGATTCAAACCATGATTTGTTTGAACAACTGAAAAATAGGGGTTGATTGACTGATGGCTGGCAGGGAAAACAACACAGGTGCTGTCTAAGAGACCTTACCACAAGGAAAAGTGAAACATGTTGCTGGCCTGCAGCCTGTATCCAGGCAGAGAATGGAAACATTTCTTCTCAGTGATAAAGGGGAAGGCAGCAgtgaagaaacagagaaaaacaacaaagcatatTTTAACTACTACAGCtgcctacacaaagctagaaaATCAACGTGGGTAATTGCCAATGCATCCAAGACGCTGGACATAAAAGACTggtttgaaaacacatttgcttATGCATTACAAATCAGTGAATAAAACATATATTTCCATAAATAAGTTACATCACAGATTAAATGTAGGTCAAATTCTAAGTCAACGTTACCTTGCTGTGACCAAGCTACAATAAATCACAGGAGAGGCACCTTTCCACCACAGGAACTGGGGACTTTCCCAGGAACTATGAGAATTTCTACCACAGGAACTAGATGGAAGTAATGGGCCATTTATTTGGCCTGAAAAAACAGCTTTGTTCGGGGGTTAAGACCAATGTGGGTGGAGCTTGCAGCACTACATTTCTGAttgctgcattttatttcactttaaaaaaattaaagtaaCAAACCAAACCAATGTCATTTTAGCAATGCTGACAATACCTGGTTGTGTTTTGACTTTGCTTTGTTACAAGAGCTCATTCTAGTAACAAAGCAAACAACAGCACGACATGGATCTCTTCATGGTTACTATTGTTGacgttttattgtgttgttgtttcctgttgtccTGCACTCTACAATGGTGTCCTGATATTTAAGTACTCCTGACACAGTTTCAAATATGATCCGAAACTTTCCATACTTAATAGTTTCTATACTTGATGGCATCTCTGATAGCTATACTATTAGCTCTTGTGTTAGATAGCTTCTCTGTTAACTCTGCTGTTAGTTGGCTCAGCTGCCCCACTGCATCACCCAACAGCTGTTTGCAGCAAATacactcttcctcttctttcttgcTGTCTTTACTCTCTCAAAGCTGCAATGACTTCTCAAAACAgctgtgcagttttttttaagccCCAATTGTTCCAATTTTAGACCTCCATTGTGGGTGTGGATTGCTTACATGTCATCATGCTACTTTACATTATCATTCCTGGCCTTTCACTGCAGTGGAAACGTGCCTTAACGATGGCCTGCAAGAGCAATGTCGTTCCTGGTACCTGGGCcaatatatgatataattaaGCCTTTACCTTCCCACTCAAACTCATTGCTGTTGTCTGAGGGTGTGTCGATGTCATCAAGGTCTAGCTCTGTGCTTTCATCCAGTTCATCTGAGAGAAGAGAGCCCTCACTGCGATCCAATGTCAGACTGATGTCTGGTGCTGCAAGCTTTTTCTTTGCCCTCTTGCTATGGTTGATTACATAGTCTAGAGTAGATACCAAGACATTAGTGATTATACTGTTTATACACAGTTTATATACACAGGTTTGAGTGCTTTCTACTATAATACAAAACCATTCCCACCAAATGTTTAGTTTAGAGAGCAATCTTAAATCCAGAATtagtttatgttttcattaatgCAATACAATGGTGTTCTGCTTTTATATTTCCATTGCAAATCTTTGAAATATCAGGGCAGTTTTTTCATTTCCTTCCATTATTGGCTTTGTATCAGCCTTTAAAAATCCACTATCACTCAACCATTGGAAGACTTGAAAGAAAGTCTTCCAAGACACTTTTTTGATCTTGCCAACTCGGGAGTGCTGAGCTCTGACATTAGTTCCGAATTAACTTTTGAAAAGATTTTGGGAGAAACAAGACTGACTAACTTTTATGCTAAGACTTCAAAAGGAAACAGGAGAGAAATACTGGGAAAAATGGGACTGCCACAAATTCAAAGACTCTTAATACTTTCTTGGCTCTTAAAACATGTCTGTTCATCTGAACATGTCTGGTATGCACTGTGGACTGCACTTATTTTTATTCTGCTCTATTATACCTGTATAGTCATAGTAGTAGATAAGAATTGCTTTGCAATTGTAGTTGTCCTGGCCCTCATCTGTTCTTTGTTCagataaaaaactaaaataaattcaaaataaatttaaaaaacaaaacaaaaacatgactgaaTAAGAAAGTACAGCAACCAATGTCACTCTATTTGTACAAATGCTGGCATGTTTGTTTTATGGacatgtatttactgtatatattgtgatattataATATTCTGTTTTCCTTACCAGGGTCTCGGTTTTCAGATGACCCAGCAAAAAGCTCTTCttcaagctcctcctcctctggtaGGGgcctgaaaataaaacaagaggGGAACAGGTCATCAGTAGGTCTTCTGTCTatgtgactttaaaacacaaagatatGATACAAAACTGTGATCCATACATGACTTATTAAAACAATGAGAAAATGCAAAAGTACCGTGGAAAGTCCTCATCTTGCCACTCTTCCTTAAGTTCAACTCCTTCCATTCTTAAACGGGCCTCTGTTGTCGCGACTGATTCTTGGCGATCAAGACTGGAAATTagaacacaaaaatgttttgctACTGTAAAAGTTTTAAAGCTTGTACTTACTGAAAGACTCTCTTGTACTCCAATTTCAATTAGAGTAAGAGGAAGCAAAGATTATCTATGACCAACAAAATCCTAACAGATACAAATGGTCATCTGTCAACACTTGCTTGTGACTTCTACAGTCCTCAAAGGATTAAGGGGGAAACATTGAAGTCATAATGCTCTACCAAGAGTCAAATGcagttttgttcttgtttccaAATTCCGCTTGAATGGCAGTCTCAATCGACTCAGTTTTTCACTAAACCCTTACATAATTGTGTACCATTTACATACAATAACAGCCTCACCAttgtaaacaaattaaatactgtaaagaaaactaaaaaaaacaaaatacaaaatggagCATTGCGGTATTAAATTATAGACTGTTCTACATTCAAATGCAAGGATGGGGACATAAAGGCACTAAATGGGTCATAGAACCACCCAAGCTTGTTGGGGTGTGGAATGAGAGGCCACCAATTATTTGTTATGTCAAAGTATAGCAAATGTAGACCACACCCTGTAAGTTTAAAGTGACAATAGCAGACCCAGGTGCTATATAAGACATTGCGGTGTTTGTGAATTGCTGATTGTCttgtttaaattcaaattgaTTTGACAATAATATGTTGCCCAGCACTACTgccaaatatttaaaattattCACAtacattgattattaattaagGGACCATTTATTGAGTAATACCCTACACTATAGTACTAATCAATGCATGAATGACAGTCCTGAGTTGTGGGTGACCCCCTATACTAATTGGAAGGTCACACTACATACAGAATTGTGAATTACTTGTTTTAACtaatttaaagtgctttaagtTGGTCATGCACCCAGACTTGTTAACATGTTGATCGAGTGTCTCTGAATGTGTAGGCTTGTTTCTAGTCATGTAATCAGATCGCTGGCTTCTTGAAAGGCTTACCAGCTTGTGTTGAGGGATTAGTTATAAACCATGAATGCTGATCGTGACATCTGTATCTTTACTATACAGAGCTCCTTTGATGCATTGAGCACATGCATGACTGTATTTGTATTcccagacacaaaaacactctgGGAATTTGGTTCTCAACATTTCATAAGGTATCAGTGTAGcagtttgcttgtgtttttcacTAATCACTACAATACACTCAAGCAAACTGAGACAGGTCTGGGTGCCACAGGAATGCAGTTTCCTAAATAGAGGCTTGCAATCTAAAGTGTAATGGTGACCTCACTGAATGTAAATCTAATCAGCCACACTGactcaaaaattaaaaaaataaatatctgaaTAAAAACTATTAGGGCTGCAaagattattcaattattaatggGTTAcaaaattaatcatcaactatttttatCATCGATTGATTGgtttgagttatttttttttaacaattacaacaagctttctgatttttcaaactgatttgtggacaaaacatgacatttgagaaaattaTAATTTCTAGGTttgttaaccctaaccttatGAAACAAAACTGTTTAATTAAGTATCCTACAATAATAACTGGTTGTCAGCTTAGTAGACCTAAAATTACTTAGGCTTGACATAATGGTAAGTTATCCTAGACCTGATTTCATCAGACTTGCTAATAACTTTATTATATGTTAACCACTTTATAAAAACAATCCCCGCTTCATGTACAACAATTTGTTGACATGTCATCCCTCATTGCATTACCAAAATACTATTTGCATTTAGTTCCCTTATTAACACAACAGGTCAAGTGGTTTAACCCTGCTTCAAGAAAGTCCCGAGTTCCTCCTGCATACTCTCCTGCTTGATAACTTTGATATGCAATTTTCTTTGGTTAGATAGGGTGGCCTATTTTAGCTTTCCTGAAGCAGTTCATTCAGTATGGCTGGTTATGCTGACAACAAAAGGTAGAAGCACAAACCATGCTCACTTATCCTTCCACACAAAGGATCACACATGTCAAGATGACAACATGTAGAAATGTCCTCTTCATAAGCTAAATTGAATTTGTTAAGTGCAGTTATCCTGATGTATAACCCCTTTCATACATATGTTTTCCATTTTAACTGCACATGTAGtgatgtgtctgtttgtttatgtataCCACTACAGTGAAACAAGAGTCATTCTATTAACATGATACAACAAAGAttacatgtggaggataaagcgataggcaatgaattaattaatgaatgaacGTTACATCATTTTTGATTGTGTTCTTTTAACACAGTGGTTCTTTTTTATATTCTTGCCCGTggaacatttttatacatggtATTATGATTATATGATATGTTTGTCCTTTGCCAGAATAACAAGCAATAGTTGAGATTTATGGTCACCCCTCAACAATattaaataatagtaataataataataaaaaatgttataaactCTAAACCTGGCTTCTACAAATACTGCAATGCCAACATGTTAAGATACATTCTCCTCTCATAGGACAAGCACAGCAACTAACAGCAACAATATTGGCAATAACAATGAATGGTAACTGGCCTGTCAAAGCACTTGTAGTGCCTATGTCTGAATAGTAATTCAGGGTGAGATTCTGGAGTCTGGGTGAGCAGCAGTTTTGGAATGAAGAAATACTGGGATACTGGGAAAACCTGCCACTTGATCAACCCTAAGGTAATGTCAAGGTTATACTATATAGTTTACTTGAGCAAAGTTGAAACTCAAGAAGGTCattgtaatcttttttttaaaacatgtaaaatgatGATAAGCTTTTATGATACTTTACTTTACTCACTGAAAATGTGTGGATCTTAGAATATTTGCAATTTCAATatgccacatttcacaactttGGAGGACTTATGGCAAAATCCTTGCTCCCACACTCCTCcagaaacagaggaagaaggaaagaaaaccaTAAATAAGCTCATGTTGTCATGACGCAGACATGCCAGACACTGAAATATTTAGCATTTTAAATGCATATATGACAGACCTTCCTACAGGTCCAGATGGTGAGCGTGGCTGGGAAGGTTTCACTGGAGTAGAGCTTCTTGCTGCTGGCTGTTTCTGTCCATGTTCTGGTGTCGTCTTCTCCTGCAGCGTAACTCTACTTGTCGTCAGACTCTCCTTCTGTGCCTCTTCGCCATTTTCAATGGTGCTATTTTGTAATTCATCTACTTCCTCCACGTCACCCTCTCCGGACACCCCGGAGGATGAGGGACTGGAAGTCTGCCTGTTTCCACCATGAGTCCTCCTGGGTGTGACACAATCCGGGTTGCTATTGTTCAAATTCATATCACTTAAACCATGTAGCACGGCTTCACTCTCAATCACACCCGATGCCATGGGTTTGTCCCGCTGTCGCTAAAGAGAAACAGTCCGCCAACAAACGACTAACACACCTGCTTATTAGTAGCACAAATCAATCAGATTACCCAATCTGATTCACAACTTCTTAAGAAGTTTGTGGCAAATTTGCAGTACCGCTAGCAAGGACTTTTGTTGACAGCTAGCGACACCTACCAACTATCTCATTAACAAATAGTGTTAAATGTCTCACAGGCTGCACAAGTCACATTTTCAAGATGCGTCACGATGTAGAGCCGAAACGTCCACAAAGTAGCTTAGCAAATGGAGCGGAGCGATCCTACCTATGCCAGTtaatttccttccttccttccttccttcaacCGTTAACATACGTATGTCACGCTAGCGCATGAGCTACCGTTAGCTAACGTAGTCGCAGCAAAACAAGCTAATGCTGTACGGCTGAAGTCCATAAAATCACGCCAAAATCGTTGACAACTGTGGAAAACTCGTTCCACTGCTTCGTGTGTAGTACAAAGTCAATACGCATTGATTTCACGACCCGGGACGTTCAGTACCGGTGTCAGACCACGACTGTTGTTTGCCAACAACGCTAGCTGCTTGCCTGTTGCGCAGCTAGCGTTAGACAGCTTTCCACTGAGTTGCCAGTGTCGTGTCCTCGTGGTTTGGTTCTAAAGTTTTACTTCTCTCAACACAACACGCAGTAAACGACACaacactttttcattttaaactgcaAAGTTGTTCACCGCCTGACACTATTAATTTATGTAGAAGATTTAAGATCTCgatgttgtgattttttttttattatgttctaCATATTCAcgtatgtatacgtatatatatacacagtggaATAGATATATGGTAATAGTGTGTTATGCATTCCGGATTCCGGAAAAATAGCAAACCTGGCACCGTCGACAGTCTCGGTCCCTGATCTATTTTACCGCCCTCtgttggcagcagcagctcattgtTATGATTGAGTAATCAGCGATAACGGTACTATACTAATACTccaccttgtaaaaaaaaaaacacaagtgccATTTAGGGGGATACAATTGgtatgataataaaaaatagttttattgcTGACCTTCCAGAGAGTCCTTGTGCAAAACACTCCACACTTTTGTGGATTGTTCTTTTTAAACTGCTAAGTCATTATGTTCCATTATTGTATGCTACATTTTGCCTGTATGTTAACCTGTTTATTAATTACCTGCTTTATCTGTGTTAACACTCGAACTACTGCACATTAAACCTACAAGACAACAAGTGAGAAAATGTATTACAGTTTTTCTCGATTGCTAAGACACATTTCTTGAAAGCTGCTCTCCTTTTCTCTAAACTGTGAACACAAAACCCAATTTTCAAGCTACATTCACAAAACCTCAGACTCTTCTTGCAAAACCAAACTTTCACCTCAAAACAGTTCAATCTGTGCTCAAAACTGAACTATGTTGTCAAATCGTGCCCCGAGTcaatcaaaattaaaaacactactGAACAGTCACTAAACACTatgtagaaaaattgaaaacacAATGCTCAGGACATGAAGctggagaaataaatgtttattgttcaCTGTAGGCTAAATGGAtgtggcaaaacaaaaaaacctgtgcaTTTAGCATTtgtacaaaaagacaaaatcGTATGCATTTGCCACTTGTGTACAGTAAGCCCATGTAAAGTAGTACAAAATGTAAAgtacacaaatatacaaataagtgCATTACTCAGCCACATCATCATGTCTCTGTACTGGGTCAGGCCACAGGACTTCATCCACATCACAGGCCATATTTTGTGTGGCCAGGCAACCGGAGAAAAACCTCTAGCATGCCGTATCCAGGCTGTTTCATGTGCAGTCTGACACGATCAACAGTAGAGAGGCTGACACTGTTGATACCCTCAAAATTTACATGGTCCTCAATGATCTTCTGCTGAATTTCA
Encoded proteins:
- the bnip2 gene encoding BCL2/adenovirus E1B 19 kDa protein-interacting protein 2 isoform X1; this translates as MASGVIESEAVLHGLSDMNLNNSNPDCVTPRRTHGGNRQTSSPSSSGVSGEGDVEEVDELQNSTIENGEEAQKESLTTSRVTLQEKTTPEHGQKQPAARSSTPVKPSQPRSPSGPVGSLDRQESVATTEARLRMEGVELKEEWQDEDFPRPLPEEEELEEELFAGSSENRDPDYVINHSKRAKKKLAAPDISLTLDRSEGSLLSDELDESTELDLDDIDTPSDNSNEFEWEDDLPKPKTTELLQKGVASVQEYSVSEEREEGRRWRMFRFGDQEHRVDMKAIEPYKRVISHGGYYGDGLNAIIVFAVCFMPESNQPNYRYIMDNLFKYVIGTLELLVAENYMIVYLNGATSRKKMPTVGWLRKCYQQIDRRLRKNLKSLIIVHPSWFIRTLLALTKPFISSKFSQKIKYVYSLTDLAALVPMEYVSIPDCIKQFDNEKNRTSRKRIDQDMHGKLEIAAAAVPE
- the bnip2 gene encoding BCL2/adenovirus E1B 19 kDa protein-interacting protein 2 isoform X2 — translated: MASGVIESEAVLHGLSDMNLNNSNPDCVTPRRTHGGNRQTSSPSSSGVSGEGDVEEVDELQNSTIENGEEAQKESLTTSRVTLQEKTTPEHGQKQPAARSSTPVKPSQPRSPSGPVGSLDRQESVATTEARLRMEGVELKEEWQDEDFPRPLPEEEELEEELFAGSSENRDPDYVINHSKRAKKKLAAPDISLTLDRSEGSLLSDELDESTELDLDDIDTPSDNSNEFEWEDDLPKPKTTELLQKGVASVQEYSVSEEREEGRRWRMFRFGDQEHRVDMKAIEPYKRVISHGGYYGDGLNAIIVFAVCFMPESNQPNYRYIMDNLFKYVIGTLELLVAENYMIVYLNGATSRKKMPTVGWLRKCYQQIDRRLRKNLKSLIIVHPSWFIRTLLALTKPFISSKFSQKIKYVYSLTDLAALVPMEYVSIPDCIKQIDQDMHGKLEIAAAAVPE
- the bnip2 gene encoding BCL2/adenovirus E1B 19 kDa protein-interacting protein 2 isoform X3 — translated: MASGVIESEAVLHGLSDMNLNNSNPDCVTPRRTHGGNRQTSSPSSSGVSGEGDVEEVDELQNSTIENGEEAQKESLTTSRVTLQEKTTPEHGQKQPAARSSTPVKPSQPRSPSGPVGSLDRQESVATTEARLRMEGVELKEEWQDEDFPRPLPEEEELEEELFAGSSENRDPDYVINHSKRAKKKLAAPDISLTLDRSEGSLLSDELDESTELDLDDIDTPSDNSNEFEWEDDLPKPKTTELLQKGVASVQEYSVSEEREEGRRWRMFRFGDQEHRVDMKAIEPYKRVISHGGYYGDGLNAIIVFAVCFMPESNQPNYRYIMDNLFKYVIGTLELLVAENYMIVYLNGATSRKKMPTVGWLRKCYQQIDRRLRKNLKSLIIVHPSWFIRTLLALTKPFISSKFSQKIKYVYSLTDLAALVPMEYVSIPDCIKQNVF